In Bdellovibrionales bacterium CG10_big_fil_rev_8_21_14_0_10_45_34, one genomic interval encodes:
- a CDS encoding ribonuclease PH, whose amino-acid sequence MRIDGRKLDQMRPVKIETGVNLYAEGSCIIEYGSTRVLCTASLEEQPPRWLQGSGKGWVTAEYGMLPRSTHDRLRREKSLTSGRTQEISRLIGRSLRAVTDLSLLGERSVVVDCDVLQADGGTRTAAITGGFIALVIAINKVVQEENLQTTPLLGYVSAISAGWFEGQMILDLNYYEDSQADADVNLVMTHRKEIVEVQGTSERKCINRTQLNEIADLCEKGCMELQQLQLKALTHAKIDVQKLLPSLS is encoded by the coding sequence ATGAGAATTGACGGAAGAAAACTCGACCAAATGCGCCCCGTAAAAATTGAAACAGGTGTCAACCTCTATGCAGAAGGCAGCTGTATCATCGAGTATGGATCTACACGAGTACTGTGCACAGCTAGCCTTGAAGAACAACCACCCAGGTGGCTGCAAGGGAGCGGCAAAGGTTGGGTCACCGCAGAGTACGGTATGCTCCCACGCTCAACTCATGATCGGCTTCGTCGCGAAAAGAGCTTAACAAGTGGGCGCACTCAGGAAATTTCAAGACTCATCGGGCGCTCTTTAAGGGCCGTCACAGATCTTTCGTTACTAGGCGAAAGATCTGTTGTAGTTGATTGCGATGTTTTGCAGGCGGACGGCGGGACACGCACCGCTGCTATTACGGGTGGTTTTATTGCGCTCGTAATAGCTATTAACAAAGTCGTCCAAGAAGAGAATCTTCAGACCACACCTTTGCTGGGTTATGTTTCGGCAATTAGCGCCGGATGGTTTGAGGGACAAATGATTTTAGATTTAAACTATTATGAAGATTCACAAGCGGATGCTGATGTGAATCTTGTGATGACCCATAGGAAAGAAATTGTGGAAGTGCAAGGCACGTCCGAAAGAAAGTGCATCAATCGTACACAATTAAATGAGATCGCAGATCTTTGCGAAAAAGGATGCATGGAACTTCAACAACTCCAACTCAAAGCACTCACTCATGCAAAAATTGATGTTCAAAAATTATTACCAAGTTTGAGCTAA
- a CDS encoding RNA methyltransferase — protein MPRFLAVSSTGLLDVLEQELTDLGFRPGPKIPGAVPFEASWEGCYRANYELRSATRILYPIADFFAYDGEDLYNNIRKRHDFTKYINCEGTLAVFSTVGESKLTDQRFVSMKVKDAIVDQFYEKYDRRPNVESKQPDLPIVVHVIKNHVHVALDTSGESLYRRGYKTETVTAPIKEHLAFALLKMTGWKPGITLVDPMCGSGTFLIEAALWAAQVAPGTFRRRFAFQRWLNFQKDKYQLITQEASQRELEVPESPVYFGFDQDRSAIRAAKENAQNAGVESAIALRTQSVQLLTPPEGVEPGIVVINPPYGERLDFEIEEAYRDLGYTLKKNFAGWDVWILSGNADALKFLQMKSDKKFRVFNGPIDCRWLRYQVRQGPERPTT, from the coding sequence ATGCCTCGATTTTTGGCTGTTTCATCAACTGGTCTTCTGGACGTCCTGGAGCAAGAGCTCACTGACTTAGGTTTTAGACCTGGCCCCAAAATACCTGGGGCTGTGCCATTTGAAGCGTCGTGGGAAGGTTGCTACAGAGCGAATTATGAGCTTCGAAGCGCCACGCGGATTCTCTACCCGATTGCGGATTTTTTCGCTTATGACGGTGAAGACCTTTATAACAACATTCGAAAAAGGCACGATTTCACAAAGTACATCAATTGTGAGGGAACTCTCGCTGTCTTTTCAACGGTGGGTGAAAGTAAACTCACAGATCAACGTTTTGTTTCGATGAAAGTTAAAGATGCGATTGTCGATCAGTTTTACGAAAAATATGATCGACGGCCTAATGTCGAAAGCAAACAGCCGGATTTGCCTATAGTCGTGCACGTTATTAAAAATCACGTTCATGTCGCTCTAGATACTTCGGGTGAATCACTCTATCGCAGGGGCTATAAAACAGAAACTGTAACTGCCCCCATAAAAGAGCACTTGGCATTCGCCCTTCTCAAGATGACGGGTTGGAAACCCGGCATAACACTCGTCGACCCAATGTGTGGATCGGGGACGTTTTTGATCGAGGCCGCATTGTGGGCGGCGCAAGTGGCTCCCGGCACTTTCAGGCGACGGTTTGCTTTTCAAAGATGGCTGAATTTTCAGAAAGACAAGTATCAGTTGATCACGCAAGAGGCTTCTCAGCGAGAGCTTGAGGTGCCCGAAAGCCCCGTTTACTTTGGGTTTGATCAAGACAGATCTGCAATTAGGGCGGCAAAAGAAAACGCGCAGAACGCTGGCGTTGAGTCGGCTATTGCCCTTAGAACCCAGTCTGTGCAGTTATTGACGCCTCCAGAGGGAGTTGAGCCGGGGATAGTGGTAATTAATCCCCCTTATGGCGAGAGATTAGATTTTGAAATCGAAGAAGCCTATCGTGACCTTGGATACACATTAAAGAAAAATTTCGCTGGCTGGGATGTATGGATACTTTCTGGAAATGCCGATGCACTGAAGTTTTTGCAGATGAAAAGCGATAAGAAGTTTCGAGTTTTCAATGGTCCAATCGACTGCCGTTGGCTTAGATATCAGGTGCGTCAGGGCCCTGAACGACCAACTACTTAG